In Halorubrum sp. PV6, a single window of DNA contains:
- a CDS encoding class I SAM-dependent methyltransferase: MKKTVDEHAARFSEKAAEYDDSKSEEYRACADLVIEHAAPRPDDVVLDLGAGTGAIALALAPDAERVLARDISEGMMAEGRRKADERGLSNVSFAYGEFRSPEVDADQRVDVVTSNFALHHLADDEKRAAIREMAATGARRIVLGDVAFFETPDPDAPFYSPAVDDPATVGTLVAAITAEGFAVTAVERVHDQVAVIVAERLGESDGGHGTTTPQ; encoded by the coding sequence ATGAAGAAGACGGTTGACGAACACGCCGCTCGCTTCTCCGAGAAGGCCGCCGAGTACGACGACTCGAAGAGCGAGGAGTACCGCGCCTGCGCGGATCTGGTGATCGAACACGCCGCCCCCCGTCCCGACGACGTGGTCCTCGATCTGGGCGCCGGCACCGGCGCCATCGCGCTCGCGCTCGCGCCCGACGCCGAACGGGTCCTCGCCCGCGACATCAGCGAGGGCATGATGGCGGAGGGGCGTCGCAAGGCCGACGAGCGGGGGCTCTCGAACGTCTCCTTCGCGTACGGCGAGTTCCGAAGCCCCGAGGTCGACGCGGACCAGCGGGTCGACGTCGTCACCTCGAACTTCGCGCTCCACCACCTCGCGGACGACGAGAAGCGAGCGGCGATCCGCGAGATGGCCGCTACGGGGGCCCGCCGGATCGTCCTCGGCGACGTGGCGTTCTTCGAGACGCCGGACCCGGACGCGCCGTTCTACAGCCCGGCGGTCGACGATCCGGCCACCGTTGGCACGCTCGTCGCGGCGATCACGGCCGAGGGGTTCGCGGTCACCGCCGTCGAGCGCGTCCACGATCAGGTGGCCGTGATCGTCGCCGAGCGACTCGGTGAGAGTGACGGCGGCCACGGAACCACCACCCCGCAGTGA
- a CDS encoding RNase P subunit p30 family protein — MYEAVHAHPDGESTAARHAATAARYGYEGVVVRTRDALEPPRDDGTPSADAAALSEEHGIDVVDAVEIDVDSATSASGAVGNYRPSRTVVCLVGGDDALNRFAVEEPRIDVLVRPMGGSGDFNHVLAKAASENGVHVEFDFGPLLRATGGKRVRALSDLRKLREIVSYYDAPYVVSANPRSHLDLRAPREVVAAATAVGFEAEWVRSGLRAWGDVVARNRERASEAFIEPGVRLGRYEEDG, encoded by the coding sequence ATGTACGAGGCCGTCCACGCACACCCCGACGGCGAGTCGACCGCCGCCCGCCACGCGGCCACGGCGGCGCGGTACGGCTACGAGGGGGTCGTCGTCCGGACGCGCGACGCGCTCGAACCGCCGCGCGACGACGGCACGCCGTCGGCCGACGCCGCCGCCTTGAGCGAGGAACACGGAATCGACGTGGTCGACGCGGTGGAGATAGACGTCGACAGCGCCACGAGCGCGTCCGGCGCGGTCGGCAACTACCGACCGAGTCGCACCGTGGTCTGTCTCGTCGGCGGCGACGACGCGCTCAACCGCTTCGCGGTCGAGGAGCCCCGGATCGACGTGTTAGTTCGGCCGATGGGCGGGTCGGGGGATTTCAACCACGTGCTCGCGAAGGCCGCCAGCGAGAACGGCGTCCACGTCGAGTTCGACTTCGGGCCGCTGCTCCGCGCGACGGGCGGGAAGCGGGTCCGCGCGCTGAGCGACCTCCGGAAGCTCCGCGAGATCGTCTCCTACTACGACGCGCCGTACGTGGTCAGCGCGAACCCGCGGTCGCACCTCGACCTCCGCGCGCCGCGAGAGGTCGTCGCCGCCGCCACGGCCGTCGGGTTCGAGGCGGAGTGGGTCAGGTCGGGGCTGCGGGCATGGGGCGATGTCGTGGCTCGAAACCGGGAGCGTGCCTCCGAGGCCTTCATAGAGCCAGGGGTCAGACTGGGACGGTATGAAGAAGACGGTTGA
- a CDS encoding 50S ribosomal protein L39e, with the protein MGDKSKAQKKRLAKAERQNTRVPAWVMMKTDMNVTRNPKRRNWRRNDLDE; encoded by the coding sequence ATGGGAGACAAATCGAAGGCTCAAAAGAAGCGTCTGGCGAAGGCGGAGCGCCAGAACACCCGCGTCCCCGCGTGGGTCATGATGAAGACGGACATGAACGTCACGCGAAACCCCAAGCGGCGCAACTGGCGCCGGAACGACCTAGACGAATAA
- a CDS encoding DUF357 domain-containing protein encodes MPAELAEKTDRYEQMLADALAVAEPRPPAETPLGEAAADIAEMAESYLEDGRHFRADGDPVNALASYSYGYGWLDAGVRLGLFAVPDDTELFTT; translated from the coding sequence ATGCCCGCCGAGTTAGCAGAGAAGACGGACCGCTACGAGCAGATGCTCGCCGACGCCCTGGCGGTCGCGGAGCCGCGCCCGCCCGCCGAGACGCCGCTCGGCGAGGCCGCCGCCGACATCGCCGAGATGGCGGAGTCGTACCTCGAAGACGGCCGTCACTTCCGCGCGGACGGCGACCCGGTCAACGCGCTCGCGTCGTACTCGTACGGCTACGGGTGGCTCGACGCCGGCGTCCGGCTGGGGCTGTTCGCCGTCCCCGACGACACGGAACTGTTCACGACCTGA
- the ribH gene encoding 6,7-dimethyl-8-ribityllumazine synthase, whose translation MVSLGLVVARFNGSVTEPMAEAAREAAADRDAVVVDELSVPGAYDSPLAADRLARRDEVDAVAVVGAIVTGDTDHDHVIASATAEKLTQVSLDRDTPVTFGVSGPGMSGAEARERIDKGADAAEAAIDLAEELE comes from the coding sequence ATGGTCTCGCTGGGACTGGTAGTGGCACGATTCAACGGCTCCGTGACGGAGCCGATGGCCGAGGCCGCCAGAGAGGCGGCCGCCGACCGCGACGCCGTCGTCGTCGACGAACTGTCGGTTCCGGGCGCGTACGACAGCCCGCTGGCCGCCGACCGGCTCGCGCGGCGGGACGAGGTCGACGCCGTCGCGGTCGTCGGCGCCATCGTCACCGGCGACACCGACCACGACCACGTCATCGCGAGCGCGACCGCGGAGAAACTCACGCAGGTGAGTCTCGACCGAGACACCCCCGTCACGTTCGGCGTGAGCGGACCGGGGATGTCCGGCGCGGAGGCGCGCGAGCGGATAGACAAGGGCGCGGACGCGGCGGAAGCCGCCATCGACCTCGCGGAGGAACTCGAATGA
- a CDS encoding universal stress protein, which produces MYDRILYPTDGSSGSKAAAAHVKQLASAFDATVHVLYVVDTTHPGGGMTGNPLAEEGSWFGGSGEESESGMVGDQSDGEKRREALAERAEAVVEEAASAFEGVESVTAVEYGTPHSAILEYADEHGVDLVVMGTHGRTGVERYLLGSVTEKVVRLADPPVVTVRADESE; this is translated from the coding sequence ATGTACGACCGGATACTGTATCCGACGGACGGGAGCAGCGGGTCGAAAGCGGCGGCGGCGCACGTAAAACAGCTCGCGTCGGCGTTCGACGCGACCGTGCACGTGCTGTACGTCGTCGACACGACGCATCCCGGCGGCGGGATGACCGGCAACCCCCTCGCGGAGGAGGGCTCGTGGTTCGGCGGCAGCGGTGAGGAGAGCGAGTCGGGGATGGTCGGCGACCAAAGCGACGGCGAAAAACGCCGGGAGGCGCTCGCCGAGCGCGCCGAGGCGGTCGTCGAGGAGGCGGCCTCGGCCTTCGAGGGCGTCGAGTCCGTGACGGCCGTCGAGTACGGGACGCCCCACTCCGCCATCCTCGAATACGCCGACGAGCACGGGGTTGACCTCGTGGTGATGGGCACCCACGGGCGGACCGGCGTCGAGCGCTACCTCCTCGGCAGCGTCACGGAGAAGGTGGTCAGACTCGCGGACCCGCCGGTGGTGACGGTCCGGGCCGACGAGAGCGAGTGA
- a CDS encoding M20 family metallopeptidase produces the protein MDELVELTETLVAIPSHEDETAAGDAIAEWLRAETDARVERDAVGNVIAYKGATDDGDADTLAFVGHHDVVPPADRQTTGEGTTGEYVVERRDGRIHGRGTADMKGSVAACLLAFRDADPPADRELAFASFVGEEVGGTGARHAIDEGFAPDRALVAEGSNDYSKPGVTDVAVAHKGRRASTLVASGASAHASEPEAGENAVYRASDAITALRELDAPAATVFDEPVSGSLAVTMVHGGETWNVIPERCEVTVDERTVPGDRADIGRVVEAVEGVAWEVDQDLPPMGCEDDAFADAALAVVREVHSELGLDSPEHVVKPHATDAGWLADAGTECLVCGASEPGEAHTETESVAIDVLERCYRIYRGVAERSV, from the coding sequence ATGGACGAACTCGTGGAGTTAACCGAGACGTTGGTCGCGATTCCCTCACACGAGGACGAGACCGCGGCCGGGGACGCGATAGCGGAGTGGCTCCGCGCGGAGACCGACGCGCGCGTCGAGCGGGACGCCGTCGGCAACGTCATCGCTTATAAAGGCGCAACGGACGACGGCGACGCCGACACCCTCGCCTTCGTCGGCCACCACGACGTGGTTCCGCCCGCGGACCGGCAGACGACCGGTGAGGGAACCACGGGCGAGTACGTCGTCGAGCGCCGCGACGGGCGGATCCACGGGCGCGGCACGGCCGACATGAAAGGCTCGGTGGCGGCCTGTCTGCTGGCGTTTCGCGACGCCGACCCGCCGGCGGACCGCGAGCTCGCGTTCGCTTCGTTCGTCGGCGAGGAGGTCGGGGGGACCGGCGCGCGCCACGCCATCGACGAGGGGTTCGCCCCGGACCGCGCGCTCGTCGCCGAGGGGTCGAACGACTACTCGAAGCCGGGCGTCACGGACGTGGCCGTGGCACACAAGGGGCGCCGCGCCTCGACGCTCGTCGCGAGCGGCGCCAGCGCGCACGCCTCCGAGCCGGAGGCCGGCGAGAACGCGGTCTACCGCGCGAGCGACGCGATAACCGCCCTCCGAGAGCTCGACGCGCCGGCCGCGACCGTCTTCGACGAGCCCGTGTCCGGGTCGCTCGCGGTGACGATGGTCCACGGCGGCGAGACGTGGAACGTGATCCCGGAGCGCTGCGAGGTGACGGTCGACGAGCGGACCGTCCCCGGCGACCGCGCCGACATCGGTCGCGTGGTCGAGGCGGTCGAGGGCGTCGCGTGGGAGGTCGACCAGGACCTCCCGCCGATGGGCTGTGAAGACGACGCCTTCGCCGACGCCGCGCTCGCGGTCGTCCGCGAGGTACACAGCGAGTTGGGGCTCGACTCGCCCGAGCACGTGGTCAAGCCGCACGCGACCGACGCGGGCTGGCTCGCCGACGCCGGCACGGAGTGTCTCGTCTGCGGGGCCTCGGAGCCCGGCGAGGCACACACCGAGACGGAGAGCGTCGCGATCGACGTGTTAGAACGGTGCTACCGGATCTATCGGGGCGTGGCGGAGCGCTCGGTGTGA
- a CDS encoding pyridoxal phosphate-dependent aminotransferase, with protein MSDAYDFSERIGRVEPSATLAISNLAAEKEAEGADIVDLSVGEPDFDTPANIVEAGKAALDAGHTGYTSSNGVPELKDAIAAKLRGTGIDADADEVVVTPGGKQALYETFQTLIDDGDEVVLLDPAWVSYEAMVKLAGGDLSRVDLAPHGFQLEPALDDLAETVSDDTELLVVNSPSNPTGAVFSEAAMEGVRDLAVEHDIAVISDEIYERITYDADHVSLASLDGMADRTITINGFSKAFSMTGWRLGYLHATEEFVGQAGKLHSHSVSCATNFVQRAGVEALENTDDAVAEMRDAFRERRDLLVELFDEHDVDVDVGDGAFYMMIPVDDDDQAWCEAAIEQASVACVPGAAFNAPGYARISYAASEERLREAVERLVSNDLL; from the coding sequence ATGAGCGACGCATACGACTTTTCAGAGCGGATCGGACGCGTAGAGCCCAGCGCCACGCTGGCGATATCGAACCTCGCGGCAGAGAAGGAAGCGGAAGGCGCCGACATCGTCGACCTGTCGGTCGGCGAGCCGGACTTCGACACGCCCGCGAACATCGTCGAGGCGGGCAAGGCGGCCCTCGACGCGGGGCACACCGGGTACACGTCGTCGAACGGGGTCCCGGAGTTAAAAGACGCCATCGCGGCGAAACTCCGCGGCACGGGCATCGACGCCGACGCCGACGAGGTGGTCGTCACCCCCGGCGGCAAGCAGGCGCTGTACGAGACGTTCCAGACGCTGATCGACGACGGCGACGAGGTCGTCCTGCTCGACCCGGCGTGGGTCTCCTACGAGGCGATGGTGAAACTCGCCGGCGGCGACCTCTCGCGGGTCGATCTGGCGCCGCACGGGTTCCAGCTTGAGCCCGCGCTCGACGACCTCGCCGAGACGGTCTCCGACGACACCGAACTGCTCGTCGTCAACTCGCCGTCGAACCCGACCGGCGCGGTCTTCTCCGAGGCCGCGATGGAGGGCGTCCGCGACCTGGCCGTCGAACACGACATCGCCGTCATCTCCGACGAGATCTACGAGCGGATCACCTACGACGCGGACCACGTCTCGCTCGCGAGCCTCGACGGGATGGCCGACCGCACCATCACGATCAACGGCTTCTCGAAGGCGTTCTCGATGACGGGCTGGCGGCTCGGCTACCTCCACGCGACCGAGGAGTTCGTCGGGCAGGCCGGCAAACTGCACTCCCACTCCGTCTCCTGTGCGACGAACTTCGTCCAGCGGGCGGGCGTCGAGGCGCTGGAGAACACCGACGACGCGGTCGCCGAGATGCGCGACGCGTTCCGCGAGCGCCGCGACCTCCTCGTCGAACTGTTCGACGAACACGACGTCGACGTCGACGTCGGCGACGGCGCCTTCTACATGATGATCCCGGTCGACGACGACGACCAGGCGTGGTGTGAGGCGGCCATCGAGCAGGCGTCCGTCGCCTGCGTCCCCGGCGCCGCGTTCAACGCACCCGGCTACGCCCGGATCTCCTACGCGGCGAGCGAAGAGCGCCTGCGAGAGGCGGTCGAGCGGCTCGTGTCGAACGACCTGCTGTAA
- the gatC gene encoding Asp-tRNA(Asn)/Glu-tRNA(Gln) amidotransferase subunit GatC: MSETPESADDAGAAPDGGDAAAAVDAEAVRHVADLARVRLDDDEVETFVDQFGDILEYFEALDEVPETERTEELVNVMRPDEVEEGLTQEAALSNAEETEDGFFVGPKVS; the protein is encoded by the coding sequence ATGAGCGAAACGCCTGAGTCGGCGGATGACGCGGGGGCGGCGCCCGACGGGGGCGACGCGGCCGCGGCCGTCGACGCCGAAGCGGTCCGGCACGTCGCGGACCTGGCCCGTGTCCGACTCGACGACGACGAGGTCGAGACGTTCGTCGACCAGTTCGGCGACATCCTGGAGTACTTCGAGGCGCTCGACGAGGTGCCCGAAACCGAGCGCACCGAGGAGCTCGTCAACGTGATGCGCCCCGACGAAGTCGAGGAGGGACTCACCCAAGAAGCGGCGCTCTCGAACGCCGAGGAGACGGAAGACGGCTTCTTCGTCGGCCCGAAGGTGTCGTAA
- a CDS encoding 50S ribosomal protein L31e, with product MSTSDFEERVVTVPLRDANDKPVQERADFAMKIVRDHLAQHFSVDEADVVIDTSVNEAVWANGRQNPPSKVRVRAARFVEDGEPVVEAEYAE from the coding sequence ATGTCGACGAGTGATTTCGAAGAGCGCGTCGTCACCGTCCCGCTCCGCGACGCCAACGACAAGCCGGTCCAGGAACGCGCCGACTTCGCGATGAAGATCGTCCGCGACCACCTCGCACAGCACTTCTCCGTCGACGAGGCGGACGTCGTCATCGACACCTCGGTCAACGAGGCGGTCTGGGCGAACGGCCGCCAGAACCCGCCGAGCAAGGTCCGCGTCCGCGCGGCCAGGTTCGTCGAAGACGGCGAGCCGGTCGTCGAAGCCGAGTACGCCGAGTAA
- the gatA gene encoding Asp-tRNA(Asn)/Glu-tRNA(Gln) amidotransferase subunit GatA: protein MAADYNAFITEATIDGADDGPLAGKTVAVKDNISTEGIRTTCGSEMLADYVPPYSATVVDRLTDAGATVVGKTNMDEFGMGTTTETSAFGATRNPADPDRVPGGSSGGSAAAVAAGEADIALGSDTGGSVRCPAAFCGVVGIKPTYGLVSRYGLVAYANSLEQIGPIAGTVEEAAAALDAIAGPDPHDGTTRDLAEVDGADPDANYAAAADGDVDGLTVGVPTELFEGADERVVETVEAAIDALEAQGAETTDISLPSVEHAVQAYYVIAMAEASSNLARFDGVRYGNRAESDGNWNESFAESRDEGFGAEVKRRILLGTYALSAGYHDKYYQKAQDARAWVRDDFEEAFADVDVIASPTMPVVPFELGESLDDPLRMYLADANTTPVNLANLPAISVPAGEADGLPVGLQLVGPKFGEETVIRAASAVEDR, encoded by the coding sequence ATGGCGGCCGACTACAACGCCTTCATCACGGAGGCGACGATCGACGGCGCAGACGACGGCCCGCTCGCCGGGAAGACAGTCGCCGTCAAAGACAACATCTCCACCGAGGGTATCAGGACGACCTGCGGCTCCGAGATGCTCGCCGACTACGTCCCGCCGTACTCCGCGACGGTCGTCGACCGACTGACCGACGCGGGCGCGACGGTGGTCGGCAAGACGAACATGGACGAGTTCGGGATGGGAACGACGACCGAGACCTCGGCGTTCGGCGCCACGCGGAACCCGGCCGACCCGGACCGCGTCCCCGGCGGCTCCTCCGGCGGATCGGCGGCGGCGGTCGCCGCGGGCGAGGCCGACATCGCGCTCGGCTCCGACACCGGCGGCTCGGTTCGCTGCCCGGCGGCCTTCTGCGGCGTCGTCGGCATCAAGCCGACCTACGGGCTCGTCTCCCGGTACGGACTCGTCGCGTACGCGAACTCCTTAGAGCAGATCGGCCCGATCGCCGGCACCGTCGAGGAGGCCGCGGCCGCGCTCGACGCGATCGCCGGCCCGGACCCGCACGACGGGACCACCCGCGACCTCGCCGAGGTCGACGGGGCCGACCCCGACGCGAACTACGCGGCGGCCGCCGACGGCGACGTCGACGGGCTCACGGTCGGCGTCCCCACCGAGCTGTTCGAGGGGGCCGACGAGCGCGTCGTCGAGACGGTCGAGGCGGCGATCGACGCGCTCGAAGCGCAGGGCGCGGAGACGACCGACATCTCGCTGCCCTCTGTCGAGCACGCGGTTCAGGCCTACTACGTCATCGCGATGGCCGAGGCGTCCTCGAACCTCGCGCGCTTCGACGGCGTGCGGTACGGGAACCGCGCCGAGTCCGACGGGAACTGGAACGAGTCGTTCGCCGAGAGCCGCGACGAGGGGTTCGGCGCGGAGGTCAAACGCCGGATCCTCCTGGGGACGTACGCGCTCTCGGCGGGCTACCACGACAAGTACTACCAGAAGGCCCAGGACGCCCGCGCGTGGGTCAGAGACGACTTCGAGGAGGCGTTCGCCGACGTCGACGTGATCGCCTCGCCGACGATGCCGGTCGTGCCCTTCGAACTCGGCGAGAGCCTCGACGACCCGCTCCGGATGTACCTCGCGGACGCGAACACGACGCCGGTGAACCTCGCGAACCTCCCGGCGATTTCGGTGCCGGCCGGCGAGGCGGACGGGCTCCCCGTGGGGCTCCAGCTCGTCGGGCCGAAGTTCGGCGAGGAGACGGTGATCCGCGCGGCGAGCGCGGTCGAGGACAGATGA
- the msrA gene encoding peptide-methionine (S)-S-oxide reductase MsrA, with product MSDQLETATVGGGCFWCTEAALEQLAGVESVTSGYAGGTVDDPTYKQVCSGNTGHAEVVQVEFDSDVIAYDEVLEAFFAIHDPTQLNRQGPDVGSQYRSIVLYHGEAQREAAAAYIEALDEEYDDDVVTELDRLETFYRAEEHHQDYFAKNPNDAYCTFHAKPKMEKVREKFEAKVAE from the coding sequence ATGTCCGATCAGCTCGAAACCGCGACCGTCGGCGGCGGCTGCTTCTGGTGTACCGAGGCTGCGCTCGAACAGCTCGCCGGCGTGGAGTCGGTCACGTCCGGCTACGCGGGCGGCACCGTCGACGACCCGACGTACAAGCAGGTGTGTTCCGGCAACACCGGCCACGCGGAGGTCGTGCAGGTCGAGTTCGACTCCGACGTGATCGCGTACGACGAGGTACTGGAGGCGTTCTTCGCGATCCACGACCCGACGCAGCTCAACCGACAGGGCCCCGACGTGGGGAGCCAGTACCGGTCCATCGTCCTCTATCACGGCGAGGCGCAGCGCGAGGCCGCCGCCGCCTACATCGAGGCGCTCGACGAGGAGTACGACGACGACGTGGTGACGGAGCTCGACCGGCTGGAGACGTTCTACCGGGCCGAAGAGCACCACCAGGACTACTTCGCGAAGAACCCGAACGACGCCTACTGCACGTTCCACGCCAAGCCGAAGATGGAGAAGGTCCGCGAGAAGTTCGAGGCGAAGGTCGCGGAGTAG
- the coaBC gene encoding bifunctional phosphopantothenoylcysteine decarboxylase/phosphopantothenate--cysteine ligase CoaBC produces the protein MLQGVNVALGVSGSIAAVKVVELAHELRRHGASVRAVMSPAATNIIHPWAVDFATDEPVVTEITGAVEHVELCGRDGWADVLLLAPATANTAGKIAAAVDDTPVTTCATTALGADVPVVMAPAMHEPMYDHPGVLDALDRLEAWGVRFADPRIEEGKAKIATEEDIITQLARATTPQSLAGTHVVVTAGATKERIDPIRILTNRASGKTGRAVARALYVRGASVTLVQDGPKVPYADVVRIETAAEMMDACRRTAATADALISAAAIADFTADAVDEKIRSGSPLSVNLEPTPKLIDSVREAYPDLPIVGFKAETSGDEAAMVAEAERIRDRVGLDFVVANDASVMGADETRVLLVGDDGTDPEEAVGSKDAVAGRIADRLAETLGLSA, from the coding sequence ATGCTACAGGGGGTCAACGTCGCGCTCGGCGTCTCGGGGAGCATCGCGGCGGTGAAGGTCGTCGAACTCGCGCACGAACTGCGCCGTCACGGCGCGAGCGTGCGGGCCGTCATGTCCCCGGCGGCGACGAACATCATTCACCCGTGGGCCGTCGACTTCGCGACCGACGAGCCCGTGGTCACCGAGATCACCGGGGCCGTCGAACACGTCGAACTCTGCGGCCGAGACGGGTGGGCCGACGTGCTCCTGCTCGCGCCCGCGACCGCGAACACCGCCGGGAAGATCGCGGCCGCGGTCGACGACACCCCGGTCACGACCTGCGCGACGACGGCGCTCGGCGCTGACGTGCCGGTCGTGATGGCGCCGGCGATGCACGAGCCGATGTACGACCACCCCGGCGTCCTCGACGCGCTCGATCGGCTCGAAGCGTGGGGCGTCCGGTTCGCGGACCCTCGGATCGAGGAGGGGAAAGCGAAGATCGCCACCGAAGAAGACATCATCACGCAGCTCGCCCGCGCGACGACGCCGCAGTCGCTCGCGGGGACCCACGTGGTCGTCACCGCGGGCGCGACGAAAGAGCGGATCGACCCGATCCGCATCCTGACCAACCGAGCGTCGGGAAAGACCGGGCGGGCGGTCGCCCGCGCGCTCTACGTCCGGGGGGCGAGCGTGACGCTGGTCCAAGACGGCCCCAAAGTGCCCTACGCCGACGTGGTACGGATCGAGACCGCCGCGGAGATGATGGACGCGTGCCGCCGGACCGCGGCCACCGCGGACGCGCTGATCTCGGCGGCGGCCATCGCCGATTTCACCGCCGACGCGGTCGACGAGAAGATCCGGTCCGGGTCGCCGCTGTCGGTGAATCTCGAACCGACGCCGAAGTTAATCGACTCGGTTCGAGAGGCGTATCCCGACCTCCCGATCGTCGGATTTAAAGCCGAAACGTCCGGCGACGAGGCCGCGATGGTCGCGGAGGCGGAGCGCATCCGCGACCGGGTCGGCCTCGATTTCGTCGTCGCCAACGACGCGAGCGTGATGGGCGCCGACGAGACGCGCGTCCTCCTCGTCGGCGACGACGGGACCGACCCGGAGGAGGCCGTCGGCTCGAAGGACGCCGTAGCCGGTCGGATCGCCGACCGGCTGGCCGAGACGCTCGGCTTGTCGGCGTGA
- a CDS encoding DUF5797 family protein, producing the protein MSLTDEERSRLADIVRLQPTKNGELQDAWGLESGSEVHQYLEGHLKEYYYRDDDSLIRSTAEANDLVDVEPGIEADAVAKGGAPETIRVPELEAQVFAVVAGPDERSQSVVAVLNAVREASDLDPEVDAVRRALRSLERKNVVEVVYRTVPTFRLAVERDEITVEIAE; encoded by the coding sequence ATGAGCCTGACCGACGAAGAGCGGAGCCGCCTCGCCGACATCGTCCGCCTCCAGCCGACGAAGAACGGCGAGCTCCAGGACGCGTGGGGGCTCGAAAGCGGCAGCGAAGTCCACCAGTACCTCGAAGGGCATTTAAAAGAGTACTACTACCGCGACGACGACAGCCTGATCCGGTCGACCGCGGAGGCGAACGACCTCGTCGATGTCGAACCGGGAATCGAGGCCGACGCGGTCGCGAAGGGCGGGGCGCCGGAGACCATCCGCGTCCCCGAACTGGAGGCGCAGGTGTTCGCGGTCGTCGCGGGACCCGACGAGCGCTCGCAGTCGGTCGTCGCCGTGCTCAACGCGGTCCGCGAGGCGTCCGATCTGGACCCCGAGGTCGACGCGGTGCGGCGCGCGCTCCGGAGCCTCGAACGGAAGAACGTCGTCGAGGTCGTCTACCGGACCGTGCCGACGTTCCGGTTGGCGGTCGAGCGCGACGAGATCACCGTCGAGATCGCGGAGTAG
- a CDS encoding DJ-1/PfpI family protein: MSTALFVVSEEGYWAEECIEPLTTLEAEGVDVTVATPSGSPPVVDERSLDPEAAGGEERVAELRAVDEEHPKLNDPEPVATVAADDYDAVVFPGGHGTVWDVNQDRHARQLLLDAVAGEAGVALVVCHAVGILGFTREADGTPLVEGRSVTGFPNAWEEDIVDDHDVMPDGRKLPYWVEDEVVLAGADWDAELDADTSVTVDGDLITARGPGSSAAAAATLLDEL; this comes from the coding sequence ATGAGCACCGCGCTGTTCGTCGTGAGCGAGGAGGGGTACTGGGCCGAAGAGTGCATCGAGCCGCTGACGACCCTCGAAGCCGAGGGCGTCGACGTGACCGTCGCGACCCCGTCCGGATCGCCGCCGGTCGTCGACGAGCGGTCGCTCGACCCGGAGGCCGCGGGCGGCGAAGAGCGGGTCGCAGAGCTACGAGCGGTCGACGAGGAACACCCGAAGCTCAACGACCCCGAACCGGTCGCGACGGTCGCGGCCGACGACTACGACGCCGTCGTGTTCCCCGGGGGCCACGGGACGGTCTGGGACGTGAACCAGGACCGACACGCGCGCCAGCTCCTGCTCGACGCGGTCGCGGGCGAGGCGGGCGTCGCGCTCGTCGTCTGCCACGCGGTCGGCATCCTCGGGTTCACCCGCGAGGCCGACGGGACGCCGCTCGTCGAGGGGCGCTCGGTGACCGGCTTCCCGAACGCGTGGGAGGAGGACATCGTCGACGACCACGACGTGATGCCGGACGGCAGAAAACTCCCGTACTGGGTCGAAGACGAGGTCGTCCTCGCCGGCGCCGACTGGGACGCCGAACTCGACGCCGACACGAGCGTCACGGTCGACGGCGACCTGATCACCGCACGCGGGCCGGGGTCGTCCGCGGCCGCGGCGGCGACGCTGCTCGACGAGCTGTAA